A section of the Streptomyces sp. CG1 genome encodes:
- a CDS encoding AraC family transcriptional regulator, which translates to MDVLTDQLAQARARGAVFSVLRRVRPWGVRFSGRRPLTAHVLIEGTGWLEEPGREPLRLGERDVVLMSSGAPYALVSDPDVTAEPIADARLCGTDTRQGDAALILCGAYILDGSCAASLLRALPRAVVVPATDQESAHAAAVALLADLIKQDAPGQQVLLDRLLDVNLIFALRSWWAQAGEAAPGWYRALSQPGLRRVLEHVHAEPAGEWTVPAMADLAGMSRAAFSLRFREVTGDSPGSYVTGVRMQRAEDALARSDVTLAQIAAKVGYRNEYAFSTAFRRRHGVSPGKWRAAARTAQPDYVPH; encoded by the coding sequence ATGGACGTGCTGACCGACCAGCTCGCGCAGGCGCGCGCCCGCGGCGCGGTCTTCTCCGTACTGCGCCGGGTCCGGCCCTGGGGCGTGCGGTTCAGCGGGCGCCGGCCGCTCACCGCCCACGTGCTGATCGAGGGCACCGGCTGGCTCGAGGAGCCCGGCCGGGAACCGCTCCGGCTAGGGGAGCGGGACGTCGTGCTGATGTCTTCGGGCGCGCCGTACGCCCTGGTCAGCGACCCGGACGTCACCGCCGAGCCGATCGCCGACGCCCGGCTGTGCGGAACCGACACCAGGCAGGGCGACGCGGCACTCATCCTGTGCGGCGCCTACATCCTCGACGGCAGCTGCGCCGCATCCCTGCTCCGCGCCCTGCCGCGCGCCGTCGTCGTACCGGCGACCGACCAGGAAAGCGCCCATGCGGCGGCCGTGGCCTTGCTGGCCGACCTGATCAAACAGGACGCCCCTGGACAGCAGGTCCTGCTGGACCGCCTCCTCGACGTCAACCTGATCTTCGCCCTCCGCTCCTGGTGGGCACAGGCGGGGGAGGCAGCACCCGGCTGGTACCGGGCACTGTCCCAGCCGGGCCTGCGACGGGTCCTGGAGCACGTGCACGCCGAACCGGCCGGCGAGTGGACCGTCCCAGCCATGGCCGACCTGGCCGGGATGTCCCGCGCCGCCTTCTCTTTACGGTTCCGCGAGGTCACCGGAGACTCGCCCGGCAGCTACGTGACCGGCGTACGCATGCAGCGCGCCGAAGACGCCCTCGCACGCTCCGACGTGACGCTCGCCCAGATCGCCGCCAAGGTCGGCTATCGCAACGAGTACGCGTTCTCCACCGCGTTCCGCCGTCGGCACGGCGTGTCGCCGGGCAAGTGGCGGGCGGCGGCCCGGACCGCGCAGCCGGATTACGTGCCGCACTGA
- a CDS encoding NAD(P)H-binding protein: MAPFLILGGTGKVGRRLTHSLTHTGHDPRPASRNSATRFDWQDDSTWPAALAGTEGVFVIGPGSATDWSPRLTGLLEAAHAAGVRRAVLLSARGVEFLPDGAVARAEQALRKGPLPWTILRPSHFAQNFTEAMFAPRGGLISAPVGMGAEPFIDVADIADVAAAVLPGGFEGETLALSGPEAADFVQAAQILTEASGTLVRFADQSDADHVAQLRAAGTPEGYIEWRMAMLGGIRRGEDAYLSDGVKHVLGRSPIGLREWAAREVPGSDWAMAVRGGDQAG, translated from the coding sequence ATGGCACCGTTCCTGATCCTCGGCGGCACCGGCAAGGTCGGCCGCCGCCTCACCCACTCGCTCACCCACACCGGGCACGATCCGCGTCCGGCCAGCCGGAACTCGGCGACCCGCTTCGACTGGCAGGACGACTCCACCTGGCCGGCGGCGTTGGCCGGCACAGAGGGGGTGTTCGTCATCGGCCCCGGATCGGCGACGGACTGGAGTCCGCGTCTGACCGGCCTGCTGGAGGCGGCCCACGCTGCCGGGGTGCGGCGCGCCGTCCTGTTGTCGGCGCGCGGCGTGGAGTTCCTGCCCGACGGAGCCGTCGCCAGGGCGGAGCAGGCCCTGCGCAAAGGGCCGCTGCCATGGACGATCCTGCGACCGTCGCACTTCGCCCAGAACTTCACCGAGGCGATGTTCGCCCCGCGCGGCGGGCTGATCAGCGCGCCGGTCGGCATGGGCGCCGAACCGTTCATCGACGTCGCCGACATCGCGGACGTGGCGGCCGCTGTCCTCCCGGGCGGCTTCGAGGGCGAGACCCTGGCGCTGTCCGGCCCCGAGGCAGCCGACTTCGTCCAGGCGGCGCAGATCCTCACCGAAGCGTCGGGCACCCTGGTCCGGTTCGCAGACCAGTCCGACGCCGACCACGTGGCCCAGCTGCGCGCGGCGGGCACACCCGAGGGCTACATCGAGTGGCGCATGGCAATGCTCGGCGGTATCCGCCGGGGCGAGGACGCCTACCTGAGCGACGGCGTGAAGCACGTTCTAGGCCGGAGCCCGATCGGGCTGCGGGAGTGG